The following proteins come from a genomic window of Rubrobacter aplysinae:
- a CDS encoding methyltransferase family protein, with protein MSRAGSAAFGSALLFSGVGLYRAGMREFRSFEQASGMETGSMVTSGPYRYSRNPQIVGWLLGLLGVALTYRSSQGLLLAAAFLVLHRLYFEIEEQHLERTFGEEYRRYKSRTPRYLGMPNR; from the coding sequence ATGAGCAGAGCAGGTTCGGCTGCGTTCGGGAGTGCACTGCTCTTCTCTGGCGTAGGACTGTACCGGGCAGGCATGCGCGAGTTCCGCTCCTTCGAGCAAGCCTCGGGTATGGAAACCGGTAGCATGGTTACGAGCGGGCCATACCGCTACAGCCGCAACCCGCAAATCGTCGGGTGGTTGCTCGGGCTTTTGGGCGTGGCGCTGACTTATCGCTCCTCTCAGGGTCTTTTGCTCGCGGCCGCTTTCCTGGTTCTACATAGACTGTACTTCGAGATCGAGGAGCAACATCTGGAGCGTACCTTTGGAGAGGAGTATCGGAGGTATAAATCGAGGACGCCCCGGTACCTGGGTATGCCAAACCGTTAG
- a CDS encoding MBL fold metallo-hydrolase, which produces MDLNFLGSEEIIGSFLLTGEESAALIETGPTTCLEALEEGLAERGVAREDVRQVFLTHVHLDHAGAAGHLAERLPNATFYVHEIGYPHLLDPSKLLKSATRIYGEDMDKLWGEMRPVPEDRLVSLSDGAEIRTAGTTITAHDTPGHAYHHFAYMEDSTGSLFTGDVAGIRLPGQSYVRPPTPPPEIDVEAWMRSIQRVRELDPARTFLTHFGDYDDVERHLGELEQRLQEWMLFVESRLDDGQSREEITDELATKGDAELLAEGGNPDDPDRYELAGNYEMLVAGLARYVEKRQQQE; this is translated from the coding sequence TTGGACCTGAACTTTCTGGGGAGCGAGGAGATCATAGGCTCGTTCCTGTTGACCGGAGAGGAGTCGGCCGCCCTCATAGAGACCGGCCCGACGACGTGCCTCGAAGCCCTGGAAGAAGGTCTCGCCGAGCGCGGCGTCGCCCGCGAGGACGTGCGGCAAGTATTCCTGACCCACGTACACCTGGACCACGCCGGGGCCGCCGGGCACCTGGCCGAGCGGCTGCCGAACGCCACGTTCTACGTGCACGAGATCGGCTACCCGCACCTCTTGGACCCCTCCAAGCTGCTAAAAAGCGCGACCCGCATCTACGGCGAAGATATGGATAAGCTGTGGGGCGAGATGCGCCCGGTCCCCGAGGATAGGCTCGTCTCCCTCTCGGACGGCGCGGAGATACGGACCGCGGGCACGACCATCACCGCCCACGACACGCCCGGTCACGCCTACCATCACTTCGCCTACATGGAGGACTCCACCGGTTCGCTCTTTACCGGCGACGTGGCCGGCATCCGGCTGCCCGGGCAATCTTACGTGCGCCCCCCGACCCCGCCACCCGAGATAGACGTGGAGGCCTGGATGCGGAGTATCCAGAGGGTTCGTGAGCTGGACCCGGCCAGGACCTTCCTGACCCACTTCGGCGACTACGACGACGTCGAGCGGCATCTGGGCGAGCTGGAGCAGAGGCTACAGGAGTGGATGCTATTCGTGGAGTCCCGGCTGGACGACGGGCAGTCACGAGAGGAAATAACGGACGAGCTGGCCACCAAGGGCGACGCCGAGCTCCTCGCGGAAGGCGGTAACCCCGACGACCCGGATCGCTATGAGCTGGCCGGAAACTACGAGATGCTCGTAGCCGGGCTTGCCAGGTATGTGGAGAAGCGGCAGCAGCAAGAGTAG
- a CDS encoding 2,3-bisphosphoglycerate-independent phosphoglycerate mutase produces the protein MNLDLMRELSFSTDSKIVLLVMDGLGGLPDESGRTELEAADTPNLDDLASRSDLGLSRPLGTQGGVSPGSGPGHLGLFGYDPLEYVVGRGILSALGVGLELGENDLAARINFATKDESGKISDRRAGRIESEKAARLVERLQSEVEIDGVEVILSHEKEHRAVVIFRGEGLGDRLTDTDPQRTGLEPFTVEAEDGSGSGSERGAEVANEFVAQADRILAEESPANTVLLRGFGMHPALPGFSDIYRLSPAAIAGYPMYKGLARLAGMEVLQEGEGIAGEFDTLRESWDDHDFFFLHVKYTDSSGEDGDHRRKSEVIEQVDGLLPGLLDLGPDVLAVTGDHGTPAKLMSHSWHGVPFMLNSPYTLPTAESFGERTCAGGSLGAFAAAEIMGLLMGNALKLNRYGA, from the coding sequence TTGAACCTGGATTTGATGCGCGAGCTTTCGTTCTCTACGGACTCCAAGATCGTGCTGCTCGTAATGGACGGCCTTGGCGGTCTGCCGGACGAGTCGGGCCGCACGGAGCTGGAGGCGGCCGACACGCCGAACCTGGACGATCTCGCCTCCCGCTCGGACCTTGGGCTCTCGCGGCCGCTCGGCACCCAGGGCGGGGTCAGCCCCGGCAGCGGTCCGGGCCATCTAGGGCTCTTCGGCTACGATCCGCTGGAGTACGTGGTCGGGCGCGGCATCCTGAGCGCGCTCGGCGTGGGGCTGGAGCTTGGCGAGAACGACCTCGCCGCGCGCATCAACTTCGCCACCAAAGACGAGTCGGGCAAGATCTCGGACCGCCGCGCCGGCCGTATAGAGAGTGAGAAGGCGGCCAGGCTCGTCGAGCGGCTGCAGTCCGAGGTGGAGATAGACGGCGTGGAGGTGATCCTCTCCCACGAGAAGGAGCACCGGGCGGTCGTCATCTTCCGGGGCGAGGGGCTCGGCGACAGGCTCACCGACACCGATCCCCAGCGCACCGGCCTCGAACCGTTCACGGTAGAGGCCGAAGACGGTAGCGGCAGCGGCTCGGAGCGCGGCGCGGAGGTCGCGAACGAGTTCGTCGCCCAGGCGGACCGGATACTCGCCGAGGAGAGCCCGGCAAATACGGTGCTGTTGCGCGGCTTTGGCATGCACCCGGCGCTGCCCGGGTTCTCCGACATCTACCGGCTCTCTCCGGCGGCGATAGCCGGATACCCGATGTACAAGGGCCTCGCCCGGCTGGCCGGTATGGAGGTGCTGCAGGAAGGCGAGGGCATCGCCGGAGAGTTCGACACGCTGCGCGAGAGCTGGGACGATCACGACTTCTTTTTCCTGCACGTAAAGTACACCGACAGTTCAGGCGAGGACGGCGACCACCGGCGCAAGTCCGAGGTCATCGAGCAGGTTGACGGCCTACTTCCGGGGCTGCTGGATCTCGGCCCGGACGTGCTCGCCGTTACCGGCGACCACGGTACCCCGGCCAAGCTCATGAGCCATTCCTGGCACGGGGTCCCGTTCATGCTCAACTCCCCGTACACGCTGCCCACGGCGGAAAGCTTCGGCGAACGGACGTGCGCGGGCGGCTCGCTCGGGGCTTTCGCGGCGGCGGAGATCATGGGCCTCCTCATGGGCAACGCCCTGAAGCTGAACCGCTACGGAGCGTAG
- a CDS encoding uracil-DNA glycosylase: MEALQGEIVSCRHCPRLVQWRERVAREKKPAHADEEYWGRPVPGFGDPAAGVVILGLAPAAHGANRTGRVFTGDRSGDFLFAGLYRTGFASSPVSRERGDGLELYGLWISAAVRCAPPQNKPTPAERDACLPYAGREFGLLPGARVVLCLGAFAWDAALRIFPASPKPKFSHGAEHVTASGIVLLGCYHVSQQNTFTGRLTPPMLDASLERARELAAG, translated from the coding sequence CTGGAGGCTCTGCAAGGGGAGATCGTCTCCTGCCGCCACTGCCCGAGGCTCGTACAGTGGCGCGAGCGGGTAGCCCGGGAGAAGAAGCCCGCCCACGCCGACGAGGAGTACTGGGGACGACCGGTCCCGGGCTTTGGCGACCCGGCGGCGGGGGTCGTCATCCTCGGCTTGGCTCCGGCGGCCCACGGCGCTAACCGCACCGGGCGCGTGTTTACCGGCGACCGATCCGGCGACTTCCTGTTCGCCGGTCTGTACAGGACTGGCTTCGCGAGCAGCCCCGTCTCCCGGGAGCGCGGCGACGGCCTGGAGCTGTACGGGCTCTGGATCTCCGCCGCCGTCCGTTGCGCCCCGCCGCAGAACAAGCCCACCCCCGCCGAGCGTGACGCCTGTCTCCCATACGCCGGGCGAGAGTTCGGGCTGCTGCCCGGAGCGCGGGTCGTGCTCTGCCTCGGGGCTTTCGCCTGGGACGCCGCGCTCAGGATTTTCCCCGCGAGCCCCAAGCCAAAGTTCTCCCACGGCGCGGAGCACGTAACGGCCTCCGGTATCGTCCTGCTCGGCTGCTACCACGTCTCCCAGCAGAACACCTTCACCGGACGCCTCACCCCGCCCATGCTAGACGCGAGCCTCGAAAGGGCCCGGGAGCTTGCCGCCGGGTAG
- a CDS encoding HD domain-containing protein — protein MDREYAWNLLCHWTEGDSLRKHMLAVEAAMWDYARYFGEDEEKWGITGLLHDMDYEKHPTPDEHPMVGVRELRSQGYPEDVLHAIEGHADYLDTPRDTLMSRSLYAVDELSGFVTACALVRPEGLSGMKAKSVRKKMKQASFAASVNREDIVNGAEELGVDLDEHVEFVISALQRRSSELGLAP, from the coding sequence ATGGACCGCGAGTATGCCTGGAACCTACTCTGCCACTGGACCGAGGGGGACTCGCTCCGCAAGCACATGCTGGCCGTGGAGGCCGCAATGTGGGACTACGCCCGGTACTTCGGCGAGGATGAGGAGAAGTGGGGCATAACCGGCCTCCTGCACGACATGGACTACGAGAAACACCCGACCCCGGACGAGCATCCGATGGTCGGCGTGCGGGAGCTCCGGAGTCAGGGCTATCCCGAGGACGTGCTACATGCCATAGAGGGACATGCGGACTACCTGGACACTCCCCGAGACACCCTGATGTCCCGGTCCCTGTACGCCGTGGACGAGCTCTCGGGCTTCGTCACCGCCTGCGCGCTGGTGCGCCCGGAAGGTCTCTCTGGCATGAAGGCCAAGAGCGTACGGAAGAAGATGAAGCAGGCCTCCTTCGCCGCCAGCGTCAACCGCGAAGACATAGTAAACGGCGCAGAAGAGCTCGGCGTGGACCTGGACGAGCACGTAGAGTTCGTGATCTCGGCCCTCCAGAGAAGATCCTCTGAGCTTGGCCTCGCGCCGTAA
- a CDS encoding D-alanine--D-alanine ligase family protein has protein sequence MLRVMVIFGGRSGEHEVSLASARAVMEALDGSERYEITPVGITREGRWVSGNDSLERLTHQLESDDGDHDQDGGGQAGRGSPASEVSAAPARELARERLPSDLGGVDVVFPVLHGPRGEDGTMQGLLELAGVPYVGSGVLASAVGMDKVTMKKVFDYHGLPQVDWLGLTSLQWESERDSLTDRIGTEIGYPCFVKPSNMGSSVGISKVGGPAELPEAIHAAAEFDRRIMVEAGVDAREIEVSVLGNEHPEVSLPGEIVVPEGFYDYENKYTEGASEIVAPADLPRSTVEEIQTVARTAYQAVDAAGMARVDFFLEQGTDRLFLNEINTIPGFTPTSVYARLWDASGLPYDDLLERLIQLALERHGG, from the coding sequence GTGCTTCGGGTAATGGTCATATTCGGCGGCAGGAGCGGGGAGCACGAGGTCTCCCTGGCCTCGGCCCGCGCCGTCATGGAGGCCCTAGACGGCAGTGAGCGGTACGAGATAACGCCCGTCGGCATCACCCGCGAGGGACGTTGGGTCTCCGGCAACGACTCGCTGGAACGGCTAACGCACCAGCTAGAATCAGATGACGGAGACCACGACCAGGACGGCGGCGGACAGGCCGGACGGGGCTCCCCGGCTTCGGAAGTATCCGCCGCCCCGGCTCGGGAGCTGGCCCGCGAGCGGCTCCCCTCCGATCTCGGCGGCGTGGACGTGGTGTTCCCGGTGCTGCACGGCCCCAGAGGCGAGGACGGGACCATGCAGGGGCTGCTGGAGCTAGCCGGGGTGCCGTACGTCGGCTCCGGCGTGCTCGCCAGCGCGGTCGGGATGGACAAGGTCACCATGAAGAAGGTCTTCGACTATCACGGGCTGCCCCAGGTAGACTGGCTCGGGCTAACCAGCCTGCAGTGGGAATCCGAACGAGACTCCCTAACGGACAGGATCGGGACCGAGATCGGCTACCCGTGCTTCGTAAAACCCTCGAACATGGGGTCCAGCGTGGGCATCAGCAAGGTCGGCGGCCCGGCGGAGCTCCCCGAGGCGATACACGCCGCCGCGGAGTTCGACCGCCGCATCATGGTCGAGGCCGGCGTGGATGCCCGTGAGATCGAGGTCTCCGTGCTCGGCAACGAGCACCCGGAGGTCTCCCTGCCCGGCGAGATAGTCGTCCCGGAAGGCTTCTACGACTACGAGAACAAGTACACCGAGGGTGCGAGCGAGATCGTCGCCCCCGCCGACCTCCCCCGGAGCACTGTGGAGGAGATCCAGACCGTAGCCCGTACCGCCTATCAGGCGGTGGACGCGGCGGGTATGGCGCGGGTGGACTTCTTTCTGGAACAGGGCACGGACCGGCTATTCCTGAACGAGATCAACACCATCCCCGGCTTCACCCCGACGAGCGTCTATGCCCGGCTGTGGGACGCCTCCGGCCTCCCCTACGACGACCTCCTGGAGCGTCTCATACAACTCGCGCTGGAGCGGCACGGCGGCTAA
- a CDS encoding LON peptidase substrate-binding domain-containing protein encodes MPEIPLFPLNVVLMPGTPLPLHIFEERYKQMVDECLESGGEFGMVLSDDSGTREVGCTASISELVERYDDGRLVILVEGSQRFKLNNILSGGPSGKPYYVGEIEYLQDEEATGDLQALAEENIALLERVVEAATEGSVDIEVEPPYTNLSFGIAGRIEFELDTRQELLEIPTEKGRLERLKELLSEAAERLESTRQATEKAKTNGHLRKDWRPDEQQGGGE; translated from the coding sequence TTGCCCGAGATACCACTTTTCCCGCTCAACGTGGTGCTAATGCCCGGTACGCCGCTGCCGCTCCACATCTTCGAGGAACGTTACAAGCAGATGGTTGACGAGTGCCTGGAGAGTGGGGGGGAGTTTGGCATGGTCCTCTCCGACGACTCCGGGACCCGTGAAGTAGGCTGCACGGCGAGCATCTCCGAGCTGGTCGAGCGCTACGATGACGGGCGGCTCGTAATACTCGTAGAGGGCTCGCAGAGGTTCAAGCTCAACAACATCCTCTCCGGCGGGCCCTCGGGTAAACCGTACTACGTCGGGGAGATCGAGTACCTGCAAGACGAGGAGGCGACCGGAGACCTCCAGGCGCTGGCCGAGGAGAACATAGCCCTGCTCGAGCGCGTGGTGGAAGCCGCGACGGAGGGCTCCGTGGATATCGAGGTGGAGCCCCCTTACACGAACCTCTCCTTCGGGATCGCGGGCCGCATAGAGTTCGAGCTCGATACCCGGCAGGAGCTACTGGAGATACCCACGGAGAAGGGGCGTCTCGAACGCCTCAAGGAGCTGCTCTCGGAGGCCGCCGAAAGGCTGGAGAGCACCCGGCAGGCCACGGAGAAGGCCAAGACCAACGGTCACCTGAGAAAAGACTGGCGCCCGGACGAACAGCAGGGCGGCGGTGAGTAG
- a CDS encoding cytochrome ubiquinol oxidase subunit I, producing MPIGDINVPIVGKNVVIAVLVQSHILFAAFIIGAVLIAATSEYMGMVTKQPRYERFARNLARFVVLLFASGAALAITFVLALVTLFPVFFSYLQNIFFWVFLVEAFMFLGQIIIVYAWYNVWDKLAYRKNLHVVFGFIAGFFGLMAMTMIDAVASYMLTPAEAPATDVARTFLNQTMVPLNMHRFVGNFGYAGFLIAGWAGFRYLKSTREDDRAYYDWMGHWGIIWGFGFTMLQPVIGYGYMKGIRESAPDAFDRIMLDNAFTFNLLMIWLTVLAVAATGYFVHKLRFSVRPMPFLRKLAIGGLAFTALFSVLNLIPADGHIATGITFLGGEETQIPLGGMYPWKYIGLIGLMLVGFFVVALYLRASASGFHWGNASRWSQFALIACSVTIVFTMVTMGYTRESARRVDNDPGYLIYKCITLDQKVVSENCPAVSDGVNTISGREAG from the coding sequence ATGCCCATTGGTGATATAAACGTACCAATAGTCGGCAAGAACGTCGTAATCGCCGTTCTCGTCCAGTCTCACATACTCTTCGCCGCCTTCATTATCGGCGCGGTGCTGATAGCGGCGACCAGTGAGTACATGGGCATGGTGACCAAGCAGCCTCGCTACGAGAGGTTCGCCCGCAACCTGGCCAGGTTCGTGGTTCTCCTGTTCGCCTCCGGGGCGGCGCTCGCCATTACGTTCGTGCTGGCCCTGGTCACGTTGTTCCCGGTGTTCTTCTCTTATTTGCAGAACATCTTTTTCTGGGTGTTTCTGGTCGAGGCTTTCATGTTCCTCGGGCAGATCATTATCGTGTACGCCTGGTACAACGTGTGGGACAAACTAGCCTACCGCAAGAACCTGCACGTGGTATTCGGATTTATCGCGGGCTTCTTCGGCCTGATGGCGATGACCATGATAGACGCGGTGGCCTCGTACATGCTCACCCCGGCAGAAGCGCCGGCTACGGACGTTGCGCGGACCTTCCTGAACCAGACGATGGTGCCTTTGAACATGCACCGCTTCGTGGGCAACTTCGGCTACGCCGGGTTCCTGATCGCGGGCTGGGCCGGGTTCCGGTATCTGAAGAGCACCCGCGAAGACGACCGGGCTTACTACGACTGGATGGGTCACTGGGGGATCATCTGGGGCTTCGGGTTCACGATGCTGCAGCCCGTGATCGGGTACGGCTACATGAAGGGCATCCGCGAGAGCGCGCCCGACGCCTTCGACCGCATCATGCTCGACAACGCCTTTACCTTCAACCTGCTCATGATCTGGCTGACGGTGCTGGCGGTGGCGGCTACCGGTTACTTCGTACACAAGCTGAGATTCTCGGTGAGGCCGATGCCCTTCCTGCGCAAGCTTGCCATAGGAGGGCTGGCGTTCACCGCGCTGTTCTCGGTGCTGAACCTGATACCGGCCGACGGTCACATTGCCACCGGCATTACCTTCCTCGGTGGTGAGGAAACCCAGATACCCCTCGGCGGGATGTACCCGTGGAAGTACATCGGCCTGATCGGGCTGATGCTGGTCGGGTTCTTCGTGGTCGCGCTGTATCTGAGAGCGTCGGCGAGTGGCTTCCACTGGGGCAACGCCAGCCGCTGGAGCCAGTTTGCCCTGATCGCCTGCTCTGTGACGATAGTGTTTACGATGGTCACGATGGGCTACACCCGGGAGTCGGCTCGCCGGGTGGACAATGACCCCGGGTATTTGATCTACAAGTGCATCACCCTGGATCAGAAGGTGGTTAGCGAGAACTGCCCGGCGGTCTCTGACGGCGTGAACACCATCTCTGGACGGGAGGCCGGCTAA
- a CDS encoding cytochrome b family protein, producing MWAKAPDKSVSPEEEIITEENVFDRPDETMGFFPKQVLYDLYVSTALLVACIALSYLSPAPLSEPANPATLDYVPRPEWFFFFYEQMLMFFPGYALISFGAVVIPTIFIVLLFALPWLDTSPHYAAFKRPFVTIIGVLVIVVVILNMMLSVSRIINFPGG from the coding sequence ATGTGGGCCAAGGCGCCTGACAAGTCGGTATCTCCCGAAGAAGAGATAATCACCGAGGAGAACGTCTTTGATCGTCCAGACGAGACGATGGGGTTCTTCCCGAAGCAGGTGCTCTACGACCTCTACGTGTCCACCGCGCTGCTAGTGGCCTGTATAGCCCTCTCGTACCTGTCTCCGGCACCGCTGTCCGAGCCCGCCAACCCGGCGACGCTGGACTACGTGCCGCGGCCGGAGTGGTTCTTCTTCTTCTACGAGCAGATGCTCATGTTCTTCCCGGGCTACGCGCTTATCAGCTTCGGAGCCGTCGTGATACCGACGATCTTCATCGTGCTGCTGTTTGCGCTGCCCTGGCTCGACACGAGCCCGCATTACGCGGCCTTTAAGCGGCCGTTCGTTACTATCATAGGCGTGCTCGTTATCGTGGTGGTAATACTGAACATGATGCTCTCGGTTAGCCGGATCATCAACTTCCCAGGTGGATGA
- a CDS encoding cytochrome b produces the protein MGMISKVRSQTADASKFMVDWMEHRTGVVTFMEHTLYEPVPKRGAWLYTLGSATLFLITLQFLTGILLLFYYVPSIEQAWNSVYFIQNDTYFGQLIRGIHYWSANFLLAVIGMHMAQVFFSGGYKAPRELNWVIGVVLLLLVIGLAFTGYLLRWDQDGFWASVVGMKIGSYSPLVGAQTIQFLLGGDVIGPATLSRFFAIHVWLLPALIAPMIGLHLVLMRRHGVFGGEFEYTDRLSKLHENQAADEVARYELEDGYEDDEDGYGSNGDRGYRERE, from the coding sequence ATGGGCATGATAAGCAAGGTCCGCTCCCAGACCGCGGACGCCAGCAAGTTCATGGTGGATTGGATGGAGCACCGGACCGGCGTCGTAACCTTCATGGAGCACACGCTGTACGAGCCCGTCCCCAAGCGCGGGGCCTGGCTCTACACCCTCGGCAGCGCCACGCTATTCCTCATAACGTTACAGTTTCTTACCGGCATCCTGCTGCTCTTCTACTACGTGCCATCCATCGAGCAGGCCTGGAACTCCGTTTACTTCATACAGAACGACACCTACTTCGGGCAGTTGATCCGGGGTATCCACTACTGGTCGGCGAATTTTCTCCTGGCCGTGATCGGGATGCACATGGCCCAGGTCTTTTTCTCCGGCGGCTACAAGGCTCCGAGAGAGCTGAACTGGGTGATCGGTGTCGTGCTGCTCTTGCTCGTGATCGGGCTCGCCTTCACCGGGTACCTCCTGCGCTGGGACCAGGACGGCTTCTGGGCCTCCGTGGTGGGTATGAAGATCGGCTCCTACTCTCCGCTCGTCGGAGCGCAGACGATACAGTTCTTGCTCGGTGGCGATGTGATCGGACCGGCCACGTTATCCCGCTTCTTCGCCATCCACGTGTGGCTGCTCCCCGCGCTCATAGCGCCCATGATCGGGCTCCACCTCGTCCTGATGCGCCGCCACGGCGTGTTCGGCGGCGAGTTCGAGTACACCGACCGGCTCTCCAAGCTGCACGAGAACCAGGCCGCCGACGAGGTGGCCCGCTACGAGCTCGAAGACGGGTACGAGGATGATGAGGACGGCTACGGTTCTAACGGGGACCGGGGCTACAGGGAACGGGAATGA
- a CDS encoding QcrA and Rieske domain-containing protein, translating to MADLQKDGISRGDFLGFGVLGGVMGAALVVPSTLFVVGPVIDVVRGKSDVKDEWQEVMSVSEIPAGAPTSTVVEFPITQSYGNEEIQEESGNEAYDPTVRNLIWLSWYSPSGHAKESERPGFLDSKSQGFSEQEKKEILDKLNILSNSCAHLGCPVRWLEIEGQGEFLCPCHGGIYTLNGDYVAGPPPRGMYEYPKAEVRDDGKLYVKHEFDGSAPYGEPHVI from the coding sequence TTGGCAGATCTTCAGAAAGACGGTATAAGCCGCGGGGACTTTCTGGGTTTCGGCGTGCTGGGCGGCGTGATGGGGGCCGCGCTCGTCGTACCCTCTACCCTCTTCGTGGTCGGGCCGGTTATAGACGTTGTGCGGGGCAAATCCGACGTCAAGGACGAGTGGCAAGAGGTCATGTCCGTCAGTGAGATACCGGCCGGTGCGCCGACCTCGACCGTGGTGGAGTTCCCGATCACCCAGTCATACGGTAACGAGGAGATTCAGGAAGAGAGCGGCAACGAGGCCTACGACCCGACCGTGAGGAACTTGATCTGGCTCTCATGGTACTCGCCGAGCGGTCACGCCAAAGAGAGCGAGCGGCCGGGCTTTCTGGACAGCAAGAGCCAGGGCTTCTCCGAGCAGGAGAAGAAAGAGATCCTGGACAAGCTGAACATCCTGAGCAACTCCTGCGCCCACCTGGGCTGCCCGGTGCGCTGGCTTGAGATAGAGGGTCAGGGAGAGTTTCTCTGCCCCTGTCACGGCGGCATCTACACCCTGAACGGCGACTACGTGGCCGGTCCTCCGCCCCGGGGGATGTACGAGTATCCCAAAGCCGAGGTCCGCGACGACGGTAAGCTGTACGTAAAGCACGAGTTCGACGGCAGCGCGCCCTACGGTGAGCCGCATGTCATATAG
- a CDS encoding cytochrome ubiquinol oxidase subunit I — protein sequence MLVAISPNLWFLGQIDLGQAFSFPGGTRAFTGITMLVHMFFAQLFVGFAIASPVLQAWGARTGSPRMDRLAHSMTRFNVLTFSTGATFAVLFMVLLVGFYPRVTGSLFTHFFLLIVVAMASMGLALWGMYSYYYKWDKYAMLHKRRHIALGFTMGFFIWIWMVIMTGIDTYMTTGGGPGVPALSAGNVQNFTVAVQGVFNPMFTEMVLHRTFANLSWPAFAVATWAAFMYMRAKRPEDKSFYDWSTSVGLTWGVGFLLLQPFVGFATAYAMKTAAPADPQGQALSGGSYERLTSGDTASMLKINLILVVGLFVLSNVAMYMGAIRHPDRGGRVPIRIFGLVAAVAGLYSISPIADFPFLYMRYIAMLVMALATLGAFVTYLRGRLRFRYGSPGTWYRVVLLSIGVLAAVTALNMGFMKSNSRVPFTVYNQPDYKVESQQISDYEGGAFGGSR from the coding sequence GTGCTTGTAGCCATCTCTCCAAACCTCTGGTTTCTAGGCCAGATAGACCTCGGTCAGGCGTTCAGCTTTCCGGGTGGGACCCGGGCTTTCACGGGGATCACGATGCTGGTCCACATGTTCTTCGCCCAGCTCTTCGTCGGGTTTGCCATAGCCTCGCCGGTACTCCAGGCCTGGGGGGCCCGCACGGGTAGCCCGAGGATGGACCGGCTGGCGCACTCCATGACGCGGTTCAATGTCCTGACGTTCTCCACGGGGGCCACGTTCGCGGTGCTCTTCATGGTGCTTTTGGTCGGGTTCTATCCGCGGGTCACGGGCTCGCTGTTTACCCACTTCTTCCTGCTCATCGTGGTGGCGATGGCCTCCATGGGGCTCGCGCTGTGGGGCATGTACAGCTACTACTACAAGTGGGACAAGTACGCGATGCTGCACAAGCGGCGTCACATCGCTCTCGGGTTCACCATGGGTTTCTTTATCTGGATCTGGATGGTCATCATGACCGGAATAGATACCTACATGACTACCGGTGGCGGCCCCGGAGTCCCGGCGCTCTCCGCTGGCAACGTGCAGAACTTCACCGTGGCCGTGCAGGGCGTCTTCAACCCGATGTTCACCGAGATGGTCTTGCACCGGACCTTCGCCAACCTCTCCTGGCCGGCGTTTGCGGTGGCTACCTGGGCCGCCTTCATGTACATGAGGGCGAAGCGGCCGGAGGACAAGTCCTTCTACGACTGGAGCACTTCGGTCGGGCTTACCTGGGGGGTGGGCTTCCTGCTGCTCCAGCCATTCGTTGGCTTCGCCACGGCCTACGCCATGAAGACCGCTGCCCCCGCGGATCCCCAGGGTCAGGCGCTCTCGGGCGGCTCCTACGAGCGGCTCACCAGTGGTGACACCGCGAGCATGCTCAAGATAAACCTCATCCTCGTGGTCGGGCTCTTCGTGCTCTCGAACGTGGCGATGTACATGGGCGCGATACGGCACCCCGACCGCGGTGGGCGGGTGCCGATCCGCATATTCGGGCTCGTGGCGGCGGTCGCCGGGCTGTACTCGATCTCGCCCATAGCCGATTTTCCGTTCCTGTACATGCGCTACATAGCGATGCTGGTGATGGCGCTCGCCACACTCGGGGCCTTCGTTACCTACCTGCGCGGCAGGCTGCGCTTCCGCTACGGCAGCCCGGGGACCTGGTACCGGGTGGTGCTGCTGTCTATAGGGGTGCTGGCGGCTGTAACGGCGCTCAACATGGGCTTTATGAAGTCCAACTCTAGGGTTCCGTTCACAGTATATAATCAGCCAGACTATAAAGTAGAGAGTCAGCAGATAAGTGATTACGAGGGCGGCGCCTTCGGGGGTAGTCGCTAG